gaccacaaagaagaagatagaaagaaagaaagaaagaaagaaaagagagttGAAATTGAATGATGAGCACACATGAGAGACAACAGAAGGTGCTCATGTGAAGATGGTCGACCCCATGCGTGGAGGCTGTAGCAACACACTCATGTGAAACTTTTTATAATCACATATATGGAAGTGTGGTGGATTTAATCCGAGTTGAACCAAGCTTGAGATTGATTCGAGGTCAAACTAAAACCAtaatgttaaatttgagttcaataaGAGTTTATGTACAATTTCATCAGAGGGTCATGAGAAGTGAATAATGTTATTAGAGATGGATAAACAGTATTATTGACAAGACAAACAATATCATCGGATGAGTAAACgaattgatattaaattgaaaCTCTAACTCAAAATTAACTTGTTTAAACCGAActctaaatttaattcaagctaATTCAGATCGGATCCTCTAAATGAAAGTTGGCAAACATGAAATTTGCTTTGCCTCATTTATCTCCTTGGCAAACTCATCTTCTTTAGTTGAAAAAGTAGCGACAAGAATAGATGCAAAGGCATCATGTATTTCTAGCTGATGCAGAAAAAGCATGTTTAAGTGCAACATTGAATCAACCAAAGGACTGAAAAATCTTAAATAGGACTAACTCGAGCTTAGAAGTGATCAAGGTGAACAATATCATCGAAGAAGTAAATAATATCGTTAGACAGTATCACCAAATAAGCAAACGATTCGATGTTGACTCGAACTATCAACTTAAaacatcaatttgaaattgatttattcaaatcaaaccacaaattcaattcaagtacTTGGATTATATCCACCAGGACTACCCCTGCTCATGTGCACAGATGAATCCTCCTGAAGGCCAGCCCATAAGGTTGTCTAATGGGCTTGTAGATTCTGGCCCTTCACAACTCATCACTCGATAATTTTTAAGGGGGTCTTGAATTTTTCGTTCACTTAAGCTTGGCACAATCCGGCACAAAGAGatgtgcaatttttttttttaatatttcatgcTCTCTCTAATTGGATGGAATGCACATTGATGAAGAAATAGTTGGCTGTGAAAGCCACATAGAACGCTCCAGATTGCTATCAAGAGTATCCAACTAATTAAGAAATATTTCTCTCCAATGGGGTGAGTTTTGACCATAATTGTTTATGGAATTAATCTAGACCTAATTAGGTCTAGATTCAATCCAAgttattcaaacttgaatttgggCTCGGATTACACTagttcaaaatataaaataaaactatttttgaaTCTACTTGAGTTGGGCCTTTGCTGTAGGGATGGATTCAAACCAATCCAGTTTAGCTTGAATTGACATTTGGTTCAATtccaatcaaattcaaactagagATTTAATTCGGTAGTTCAACATGAATCCCCCTTCGGTGATACTATATATtcatcatattaataataatatttatcctattaataatattattcattctatTGAAGACCTCCAACAATATCTCTGACTAGtataaatgaattcaaactcaaatctagTCATTTAGTATTCGAACTGAACTTGAGTTATCTCATGTTCGGGTTCAACTCGACTATCAATTTCAATCCTACTTAGTATGTCAATCTTGacttaactttttaaaattcaaatcaatcttAAATTGATTTTCCTTTGGAATTGATTTGAATCGATTCCAACCTTATACCTAATGGGTACATAATCAACATTCATTAATTGAACCAATGACCtaaatccaaattatataatgcATGAAAGTTAGACCAAATCCCAAACGAACCCTTATTTTGGACAGTTTGATTGTTCGTTTGCTTTAATAATATTAGATGCCAAAAAGTATTAATTTGTCCTTATTGATTTTCCCCAGCACAATGTCAACGATTCGACACTGTTACATTTCAACATGACGTTGAAAGACAATAAAACATTTTGACTAAAAAACGATCACAAGGCTTATCTTTTCAGTCTTCTTATTGGGATAacattatgattttaaataacaTAAGAAAGTATATACTAAAATTAGATTAGTTTCATCCAAAGGTTTGGTGACGAGATTCCCATAAAATCTAGCATTACCCTCGAGGACTCTCGTTCTTCCCAGGACACTTTCATGTAAACTCTACACATATATCACCTTAGTAGATATCAGGGTATATCGGTTATGAAAAATCATCCCAGTCTCAAAAGAACTTATTACTGCATGCAGCCAGTCGCTGAAATGGCTGAAATTAAGATagtaattgagatttttaattgGATTTTAGCCGGcctaattatcattaattagCAGGCTCTTGGCCGGCACCGACTTCCTACTTTTTTCACATACACTTTTCTCTCTTGAATTAACTTCACACCCACCAATCTCTACATGTATCTTCTTCACCCACCAATCTCCACTATATATATTCTCAAAACTTCACATCTCTCATCCTCAAAGAGGCCACATTAGCATGAGGCAAGCTGGAGCATATTCAGGCTTAGTCTCTGCAAGTCTGTCAGGGAGACTGGGGCCTCACTCATTGCCCCTGGCGAGGATCAAGAAGATCATGAAGAACTCAGGCGATGATGTGAAGATGATTTCTGGGGAGGCGCCGATTGTGTTCTCCAAGGCTTGTGAGCTTTTCATTCAAGAGCTGACAAAAAGGTCTTGGATGGTGACCATGCAAGGAAAGAGAAGGACACTTCACAAAGAAGATGTTGCTTCGGCTGTTATGGCTACTGATATCTTCGATTTTCTTGTTAACTTGGTTTCTGATGAGACCAGTGATCATCTTCTCGCCGAAACCCCATTGGAAGAAATGGAAACATTCtcactaaatatataaatactgTAAGGATTTTCTATAATAACTAAACCCTAATCAAGATActgtatttttctcttttttatctaATAAGATGATGAATTATCCATTTGTTCTTGTAAGGAAAAtcaattttatgtatttgtttcttatttttcttccttcGTTTACATATGTCGATATGACTAATAAACTACaacatattgaaaaaaaaaaagtaaatctaGTTTCGAATATTCAATTGAGTATTCAGATAATtcgttatcatataattgattggttgataattgaatcaaactatttaaataaatattcaaaataataattaattgttaaatataaaatttaaattacacCAACATAAAAATGCATATGGTTTGATGAAATCCACCATTCATTAGGCAAACCCAAGTACTCTAACTATATATGCAAGGACAACTTCCTAGGATTGGTCAGACCAGCGTTGAGGGGTCAACGGAGCGAAGCCATAgaggaataaaattatatgtatagttttgcattaaaacaaaacaaaatatattattaaatattattttatttttaattaaaaatattaaattataagatgaCGTCACTGTATACATCTATATCTTAAAttcgtatattaaaaaaaaatgcaagtcAAACCACGTAAACGTAAATCTGTGGGTGATTAATTTTGCTACATTAATTTAGGAAGATAAAAGGGCAACCATATAGCTCATCTAAGTCCAGGGGGCGGTCAATTATATCAGGCTGATGACATGCAACTAAAGACTACATTTTCACCTAGGCAACCAGACACCAAAAAATCACTTTCTAGCCGGCGGAAATTTAGAGATTGGGACTTCTCCTTCTCAAGTAATATTCTTTATGTTACCTGATTATGGCAGCCGCTTTATTTTCACTTCTCCCTAGTGTAACACTCTCTTCAGGCTCTAACTCAGGCCTTCTAGGGGGAAACCTTAGTTTTGAGTCTTTAGGTTCTTAGAATCCTAACTTATTTAGTACAGTAATTGTGAGTTTAGTTATTATGTTTTGAGTTTATTGATCAATCAATCCAGacaaaaatttctaattatttagaaaaaaaaaaaaaaacataatcttCAGGAATGAATACATtcattaaattgatatttttgtattgtttAAAAGAACAAgggtgaatttgatttgagttgaattgaCTTACTTCATCGTTTGGCTTCAATAAATCAATCATGAGTAAAAACTTTATtcgataatactatttatcttattgatGATACTGTTTAATTATccgataatattattcatctcatCAATAACTTTCTAATGACACTTCAAATGagtttgaacaaatttaaattcaaacataagtaagatattatgaatttaatccGGCTAGGATAGAATCCGCCCATATgaaaacaaatataccatatGAAAGAATTAATTGGTGAGAGTATTGACTTAGTGAATGCAAAGTGTCGTAAATTGGAAGGCTAGTTGTAATTGGATTTATAGGAGAAGGGAGGATACCATGGGCGTTTGGTGCCATGTCTTCTGTAAGCAAGATGCCCTTCTCTCTATCTGCTTATTATTGATGTGTGATTGGATTTCACAAAAGTTTCTCATAAAATGGGTGACATATGAAGATTAAATTCTTAAACTATTTAATAAAGTGATTAAAGGGTAATCACAAGTTGATAAACTTAGAAGGTCTGTGCGAATGCCacagaaaaatctaaaatattcgGCCGCGGATTACACGACGTGATGTGTTGCATGAGCCATGCAACATGCACAAAAAAACGCACTTCAGTAGTGGGTAAAGTAGTAGGGTCCAGTGGTTGCCATGCAACATGCACAGAAACGCACTTCAGTAGTAGGAGAAGTAGTGGGGTCtagcaatttttttaataattccgCTAAATAGCAGTTAGGGTCCTAATACTTAGGGAAATAATTCAGGTAGTGGGAAAAGTtgttatgttcttttttttatttaaactcctTTTAGCAGATGTACTCGCaacttgatttttcaaaataatattttgggtTGTTCTCACCTTAAGCTAAACTCTATTTTATTAAGCTTTGATTGGGacctaacattggtatcagagcttggcaCCATGGCTACGAATAAAGAGCGGATCGAACACCTCGAAGCAGGACTCGATAGACTGCAAGATAGTTTTTCCCATTTGGAACTTAGCGTCGCTAATCAGTTGCACAAGTTGGAGGATGCCATTAGTAAGATGTCTGAAGTCCTACTTTCTAAGCAAGAAACACCCACCAAAAACACCAATGGTCGTCGTGGGAACTCTTCCAGTGGCCGTTTTCATGAGACAAGAGAGGGAACTTGGGACACCAATGAAGGTGGGCGACCCTTAGTCTCCTCAAAATTAGCCAAACTCGACTTTCCCAGATTCTCTGGTGACGACCCTATCGAATGGTTCACCAGAGTGGACCAATTCTTTGAATATCAAGGCACCCAAGAAACACAGAAAGTGTCATTGGCTTCCTTCCATCTAGAGGGGGAAGCAAATCAATGGTGGCAATGGCTACGTCGGGATTACACAGAAGAAGGTAAAGAAGTAACGTGGGAACTATTCATTGAAGAATTATGGGCTCGGTTAGGTCCCACCAATTGTGACGACTTTGATAAAGCTTTGTCAAAAATAAGACAAGTCGGCTCCTTACACGAATACCAGAAAGAATTTGAGAGGTTAGGAAATCGGGTGCAAGGTTGGACACAAAAGGCATTGGCTAGAACATTTATGGGCAGACTCAAGGCTGAGATAGCTAAAGGAATTCAGATGTTCAAACTGAAATCCTTGAAGGAAGCAATCAGTCTTGCTCGAATGAAGGATGACAAGTTAACCGCCAGCGTCGATTCAATAAGCCATTTGCTCGAGCACTAGCTGACTCGTCTTCCTCAACACTAATCAAACCATCAACTTCAATCAAACGATTGACTTAGGAGGATATGTAGAAACGACGAGCACAAGGGCTTTGCTTTAATTGTGATGAAAAGTTTGCACCAGGCCACAAGTGTCGCAACCCTCAACTTCTTTTGCTAGAAGGTGGTGATGATCATTTGGATGATGAAGCAAATTTGGATGCTCAGCCCGAAATATCTCTTCATGCTCTCTCGAGTTGGTCTACCTTTCAGACCATGCAGGTGATCGCAAATATTGGACACCATGAATTGGTTGTGCTTATTGATAGCGACTCTAcctataatttcattaatgagAAAATGGCCAATGTGTTACAATTGTCAGTCATTCCTACAAGGCCTTTCAATGTAAAGGTGGCAAATGGAGAACCATTAAAATGTCAAGGGCGCTTCAAAAATGTTTCTGTTTTAATTCAGGGCATTCCTTTTGTCCTTACCTTTTATGCTTTACCATTAAGTGGATTGGATTTGGTGTTAGGTATCCACTGGCTGGAGCAATTGGGTATTGTTTCATGCAATTGGAAACAATTAACCATGGAATTCACATTGGGAAATCAAACTCACATATTGCATGGCATCAACAACCAAACGATCCAGTCTATCTCCATGAAAGCCATCTCCAAAGACATTTGTCATAGGAGCTCAGTATTTGCCTTGTGTTTTCAAGCCACAACACAACCATTATCGCCACAAATTCATCCCGAAATGCAACAATTATTGCAAGCATTTGAAGACATATTTCAGGAGCCTAAGCAATTACCACCTATTCGAGTAGTAGATCATCACATCAACCTGAAAGAAGGGACCGAACCCATTAATGTAAGACCATATAGGTATGCTTACTTTCAGAAGGCTAGAATTGAAAAACAGGTTTAAGACATGTTACAGTTGGGACTCATACGACCTAGTACTAGTCTTTTTTCATCCCCGGTCttattggtaaaaaaaaaagatgggacATAGCGATTTTGCACGGACTATCGAGCACTTAATGAAGTGACCATCAAGGATTGATTCCCTATTCTTACTAtggatgatatgcttgatgaacTTCATGGGGCTTCCTATTTCACCAAACTTGATTTACCAGCGGGATTCCATTAGGTACGAATTCATCCTCCACATATCCACAAAACAGCGTTCCGTACTCACAATGGTCATTATGAATATTTAGCTATGCCTTTCGGACTTTGCAATGCCCCATCTACCTTCCAAGCAGTTATGAATTCCATATTTCGTccttatatttgaaaatttgtactAGTTTTCtttaatgacattttaatatatagccCAATTGGAATCTGCACCTTGAACATGTTCAGAAAGCTTGCGAAATATTAAGGCAGCATcagttttatattaaattgagtAAGTGCGTTTTTGGTCAACAAGAGTTGGAATACTTGGGCCATATTGTGACTCCACAAGAAGTTAAAGTATATCAAAGTAAAATATAAGTTATGCTGAATTGCCCTAGGCCTACTAATGTCTTTGAGTTATGTGGATTTTTAGGCCTTACAGGTTACTATTGGAAGTTCGTTTGTAATTACAGTGTCATCGCTCGACCTCTCACTAATCTCTTAAAAAAGGGGCAATTCAGGTGGACGGATGAAACGGAACATGCAT
This sequence is a window from Mangifera indica cultivar Alphonso chromosome 20, CATAS_Mindica_2.1, whole genome shotgun sequence. Protein-coding genes within it:
- the LOC123204871 gene encoding nuclear transcription factor Y subunit C-9-like, which codes for MRQAGAYSGLVSASLSGRLGPHSLPLARIKKIMKNSGDDVKMISGEAPIVFSKACELFIQELTKRSWMVTMQGKRRTLHKEDVASAVMATDIFDFLVNLVSDETSDHLLAETPLEEMETFSLNI